The Streptomyces sp. HSG2 genome has a segment encoding these proteins:
- a CDS encoding NUDIX hydrolase, which translates to MSLHEDAILVLKGHRGQEELRQVYLDHLAGHPDGVWKTCAAGHVTASALIVDPTRGRVLLTLHRKLRQWLQTGGHCEPKDSSLADSALREGTEESGVEGLRLLPGGPVRLDRHLTPCAWHLDVQYAAIAPPEAVEVISDESLDLRWFAYDEVGKVADGSVGRLLRATRARL; encoded by the coding sequence GTGAGCCTGCACGAGGACGCGATCCTGGTCCTGAAGGGCCACCGGGGGCAGGAGGAACTCCGACAGGTGTACCTGGACCACCTGGCCGGCCATCCGGACGGAGTGTGGAAGACCTGCGCGGCCGGGCACGTGACGGCCAGTGCCCTGATCGTCGACCCGACGCGCGGGCGGGTGCTGCTCACCCTGCACCGAAAGCTGCGCCAGTGGTTGCAGACGGGCGGGCACTGCGAGCCCAAAGACTCCTCGCTGGCGGACTCCGCCCTCCGCGAGGGGACGGAGGAGTCCGGGGTCGAGGGGTTGCGTCTGCTGCCGGGCGGGCCCGTGCGGCTCGATCGACACCTCACGCCGTGCGCCTGGCACCTGGACGTCCAGTACGCGGCGATCGCCCCTCCCGAGGCCGTCGAGGTGATCAGCGACGAGTCCCTGGACCTGCGCTGGTTCGCCTACGACGAGGTCGGGAAGGTCGCGGACGGGTCGGTCGGGCGGCTTCTGCGGGCGACTCGCGCGCGCCTCTGA
- a CDS encoding M48 family metallopeptidase: MSADPLHRAGTPSRQPAGPPPGGPSEEAIEIRRSPRRRRTVSAYREGDRTVVLIPARMSEAEERRWVGVMLDKLAAQESRRVIGDAELAERAERLSAQYFGGRARPRSVRWVTNQNTRWGSCTPSEGSIRLSHRLQGMPEYVVDYVLLHELAHLLVPGHGPRFWRLLEAYPRTERARGYLEGVAADTPSSVAGTPAP; encoded by the coding sequence GTGTCAGCCGACCCACTGCACCGAGCCGGAACGCCCTCCCGCCAGCCCGCCGGCCCGCCGCCAGGCGGCCCGTCGGAAGAGGCCATCGAGATCCGCAGGAGTCCCCGTCGCCGCAGGACGGTCTCCGCGTACCGCGAAGGCGATCGCACGGTCGTGTTGATCCCCGCCCGGATGTCGGAGGCGGAGGAGCGGCGCTGGGTGGGCGTCATGCTCGACAAGCTCGCCGCCCAGGAGAGCAGACGCGTGATCGGCGACGCCGAGCTGGCGGAGCGCGCCGAGCGGCTGTCGGCCCAGTACTTCGGCGGGCGGGCCCGTCCGCGCTCGGTCCGCTGGGTCACGAACCAGAACACCCGCTGGGGCTCGTGTACGCCCAGCGAGGGCAGCATCCGACTCTCGCACCGGCTCCAGGGGATGCCCGAGTACGTCGTCGACTACGTCCTGCTGCACGAGCTGGCCCACCTTCTCGTCCCCGGCCACGGGCCACGGTTCTGGCGACTGCTGGAGGCGTATCCGAGGACCGAGCGGGCTCGCGGGTACCTGGAGGGGGTGGCCGCCGACACCCCGTCGTCCGTGGCGGGTACGCCGGCGCCATGA
- a CDS encoding TOMM precursor leader peptide-binding protein translates to MHPMMKPALRRGWRDRHTVQFGMTPAHALTVSPVDGATHGFLDLLNGTRGAPLLREAGRRMDLPEGHVDRLVDRLTRVGLLDDPHAGGSEAEGLRARPRALDRLRPDLASLTLTTSGPGEAMRLLAARRALRVRVWGAGRVGAILASLLSGAGVGEVEVRDSGRVEPWDVAPGGLPPEAVGDRREDAARRAVRSAAPDRPPRRSRTRATEGDGAPAVSLVVLAPRDDVAVHAPVPADAETLMTAGIPHLYTGVAEGTGVVGPLVLPGETGCAGCLHQHRTDQDPAWPRLVAQWISGAGQRVGPCDLALATAVAGSAAAHALGFLDGRTPSGVGTRWEVSLPGLEWRAHPVPAHPACPCGAVGGPAGEPDSVGAGGRATMAERRPSAAASPGDGGAARPTGTWRAHV, encoded by the coding sequence ATGCATCCGATGATGAAGCCCGCGCTGCGGCGCGGCTGGCGCGATCGGCACACCGTGCAATTCGGCATGACGCCGGCGCACGCGCTGACGGTCAGCCCCGTGGACGGCGCGACCCACGGTTTCCTCGATCTGCTCAACGGGACCAGGGGCGCCCCCCTGCTCCGGGAGGCGGGGCGCCGCATGGACCTCCCGGAAGGCCACGTCGACCGCCTCGTCGATCGGCTGACACGCGTGGGTCTCCTGGACGACCCGCACGCGGGCGGGTCCGAGGCAGAGGGGCTGCGCGCCCGCCCGCGCGCGCTGGACCGGCTCCGGCCCGATCTGGCCTCGCTGACCCTGACGACCAGCGGACCCGGCGAGGCGATGCGCCTGCTGGCCGCCCGCCGGGCGCTCCGGGTACGCGTGTGGGGGGCGGGCCGGGTAGGCGCGATCCTCGCCTCCCTGCTCTCGGGGGCCGGGGTGGGCGAGGTCGAGGTGCGGGACAGTGGCCGCGTCGAGCCCTGGGACGTCGCGCCGGGCGGTCTGCCCCCCGAGGCCGTCGGCGACCGCCGGGAGGACGCGGCCCGGCGAGCGGTGCGCTCGGCCGCCCCGGACCGACCACCACGCAGGAGCAGGACGCGCGCCACCGAGGGCGACGGCGCGCCGGCCGTCTCTCTGGTGGTCCTCGCTCCCCGTGACGACGTCGCCGTGCACGCCCCCGTACCCGCCGACGCCGAAACCCTCATGACGGCCGGCATCCCCCACCTCTACACGGGTGTGGCCGAGGGCACCGGCGTGGTCGGGCCGCTGGTGCTCCCCGGGGAGACGGGGTGCGCGGGCTGCCTCCATCAGCACCGGACGGACCAGGATCCGGCGTGGCCTCGCCTGGTGGCCCAGTGGATCTCGGGGGCCGGTCAGCGCGTGGGACCGTGCGATCTGGCTCTGGCCACGGCAGTCGCGGGGTCGGCGGCGGCGCACGCTCTCGGTTTCCTCGACGGTCGCACCCCCTCCGGCGTCGGCACCCGCTGGGAGGTGTCCCTGCCCGGCCTGGAGTGGCGCGCGCACCCGGTGCCGGCGCACCCCGCCTGCCCGTGCGGTGCGGTGGGGGGCCCGGCGGGAGAACCCGACTCCGTCGGGGCGGGCGGACGCGCGACAATGGCGGAACGACGGCCGTCCGCTGCGGCATCTCCTGGCGATGGCGGGGCCGCCCGGCCGACCGGCACCTGGAGGGCGCATGTCTGA
- a CDS encoding AarF/ABC1/UbiB kinase family protein has protein sequence MSDLPRKAVTRTAKLAALPIGFAGRATWGLGRRIVGESADLVGRQVQQRTAEQLFKVLGELKGGAMKFGQAMSVFESALPEEIAGPYRATLTRLQEAAPPMPVRTVRSLLSRQLGSDWEELFLEFDDRPAAAASIGQVHRGVWHDGREVAVKVQYPGAGEALTSDLNQIGRLARLLGPLVPGLDVKPLVEELRDRISEELDYELEAEAQRAIAAEFEDDPDLVVPDVVHQREQVLVTEWIDGIPLSSIITDGTREQRNRAGQLLARFLFAGPARTGLLHADPHPGNFRLLPGGSDEDHWRLGVLDFGTVDRLPGGLPEPIGVSLRMALDGEAESVYDMLRAEGFVGESVELDPDAVLDYLLPIIEPARVDGFTFTREWMRGQAARVGDVRSPAYELGRRLNLPPSYLLIHRVTLSTVGVLCQLGAEVELRSELEEWLPGFAAPSDEDGATEA, from the coding sequence ATGTCTGATCTTCCCCGGAAGGCGGTCACGCGGACCGCCAAGCTCGCCGCGCTCCCGATCGGCTTCGCCGGCCGGGCCACCTGGGGCCTGGGAAGGCGGATCGTCGGGGAGTCGGCGGACCTGGTCGGGCGCCAGGTGCAGCAGCGCACCGCCGAGCAGCTCTTCAAGGTGCTCGGGGAGCTCAAGGGCGGGGCGATGAAGTTCGGGCAGGCCATGTCCGTCTTCGAGTCGGCTCTGCCGGAGGAGATCGCCGGTCCCTACCGGGCCACGCTGACCAGGCTTCAGGAGGCCGCCCCTCCGATGCCGGTCCGCACTGTGCGCTCGCTGCTGTCGCGACAACTCGGTTCGGACTGGGAGGAACTGTTCCTGGAGTTCGACGACCGTCCCGCCGCAGCGGCCTCGATCGGGCAGGTGCACCGAGGTGTCTGGCACGACGGTCGGGAGGTCGCCGTCAAGGTGCAGTACCCCGGCGCCGGGGAGGCTCTGACGTCCGACCTCAACCAGATCGGGCGACTCGCCAGACTCCTGGGACCCCTCGTCCCCGGCCTGGACGTCAAGCCCCTGGTAGAGGAGTTGCGGGACCGGATCTCCGAAGAGCTGGACTACGAGTTGGAGGCGGAGGCCCAGCGCGCCATCGCCGCGGAGTTCGAGGACGACCCGGACCTCGTGGTCCCCGACGTGGTCCACCAACGTGAGCAGGTCCTGGTCACGGAGTGGATCGACGGGATCCCACTGTCCTCGATCATCACCGACGGCACTCGGGAACAGAGGAACCGGGCGGGACAGTTGCTGGCGCGTTTCCTCTTCGCGGGCCCCGCGCGGACCGGCCTGCTGCACGCGGACCCGCACCCGGGCAACTTCCGGCTGCTTCCCGGCGGCTCGGACGAAGACCATTGGCGTCTGGGCGTCTTGGACTTCGGCACGGTCGACCGGCTCCCGGGCGGCCTGCCGGAGCCGATCGGGGTCTCGCTCCGGATGGCTTTGGACGGTGAGGCGGAGTCCGTCTACGACATGCTCCGCGCCGAGGGCTTCGTCGGAGAGTCGGTGGAACTGGACCCGGACGCCGTGCTGGACTACCTCCTGCCGATCATCGAGCCGGCGAGGGTCGACGGGTTCACCTTCACCCGGGAGTGGATGCGGGGCCAGGCGGCCCGCGTCGGGGACGTCCGCTCACCGGCCTACGAGTTGGGCAGGCGACTGAACCTGCCGCCCTCCTACCTCCTCATCCATCGGGTCACGCTGAGCACCGTGGGCGTGCTCTGCCAACTGGGGGCCGAGGTGGAACTGCGGAGCGAGTTGGAGGAGTGGCTGCCGGGGTTCGCCGCACCGAGTGACGAGGACGGAGCCACCGAGGCGTAG
- a CDS encoding WhiB family transcriptional regulator, producing MHLAPRATSAPPSGTTPPPVPTEDSLTPLTALTVLDDAIEGLDAPVPCRAYDPEVFFAESPTDIEYAKSLCRSCPLIEACLAGAKERREPWGVWGGELFVQGVVVARKRPRGRPRKNPVVA from the coding sequence GTGCACCTCGCACCGAGAGCCACGTCCGCACCGCCTTCCGGCACGACACCCCCACCTGTCCCCACGGAGGACTCCTTGACCCCCCTGACCGCGCTCACCGTTCTCGACGACGCCATCGAGGGCCTCGACGCGCCCGTCCCCTGTCGCGCCTACGACCCGGAGGTCTTCTTCGCCGAGTCTCCGACGGACATCGAGTACGCCAAGTCCCTCTGCCGCTCCTGCCCGTTGATCGAGGCCTGCCTCGCCGGCGCCAAGGAGCGTCGCGAGCCCTGGGGCGTCTGGGGTGGCGAGCTGTTCGTCCAAGGGGTCGTCGTCGCCCGCAAGCGGCCCCGCGGTCGCCCTCGCAAGAACCCGGTCGTGGCATGA
- a CDS encoding ATP-dependent DNA helicase UvrD2, whose protein sequence is MTAATHSPLFPPVPETADAVLAGLDPEQREVATALRGPVCVLAGAGTGKTRAITHRIAYGVRAGVLQPSSVLAVTFTQRAAGEMRGRLRQLGAVGVQARTFHSAALRQLQYFWPRAVGGPMPRLVDRKIQLVADAAATCGVRLDRGELRDVTAEIEWSKVTQTVPADYASAVVAAEREVPREASEIAQLYAAYEHLKRGRGVIDFEDVLLLTVGVLQDRRDVAEQVRAQYQHFVVDEYQDVSPLQQRLLDLWLGDRDDLCVVGDAGQTIYSFTGATPDYLLDFRGRHPGATVVRLVRDYRSTPQVVHLANGVLARARGRAADHRLELVSQRPPGPSPDYTEYPDEPSEAEGVARRIGELVASGVPAGEIAVLFRTNAQSETYEQAFADAGIPYRLRGAERFFDRPEVRKARVALRAAARFGGNDALLDDAADLPAQVRAVLSAEGWTPRPPAGSGAVRERWESLAALVNLARDFVVSHPEATLRDLVAELDERAEAQHAPTVQGVTLASLHAAKGLEWDVVFLVGVAEGMVPIAYAKTEAQIEEERRLLYVGVTRARHRLRVSWAAARTPGGRAHRRVSRFLDGVRGASGAAGGPAAPAGGAGVDRGSDSRAGASTPEAGRPRRRVPARCRVCGRLLGDPGEMKLMRCEECPSDMDEGVYTRLREWRETQARTSGQPAFCVFTDRTLMAIAESVPEDDRQLAGIPGVGVRKLRRYGPDVLAICAGGRSEEGGDAH, encoded by the coding sequence GTGACAGCAGCAACGCACTCCCCTCTCTTCCCGCCGGTCCCGGAGACGGCCGACGCGGTGCTCGCCGGGCTCGACCCCGAGCAACGCGAGGTCGCCACCGCCCTGCGGGGGCCGGTGTGCGTCCTGGCGGGCGCCGGCACCGGCAAGACCCGTGCCATCACCCATCGCATCGCCTACGGAGTCCGGGCGGGCGTTCTCCAGCCCTCCAGCGTGCTGGCCGTCACCTTCACCCAGCGCGCGGCCGGCGAGATGCGTGGCCGGCTTCGGCAGCTGGGCGCGGTCGGCGTCCAGGCGCGCACCTTCCACTCCGCCGCGCTCCGGCAGCTCCAGTACTTTTGGCCGCGGGCGGTCGGCGGTCCGATGCCGCGCCTGGTCGACCGCAAGATCCAGCTCGTGGCCGACGCGGCGGCGACCTGCGGGGTCCGTCTGGACCGGGGTGAGCTGCGTGACGTCACCGCCGAGATCGAGTGGTCCAAGGTGACCCAGACCGTTCCGGCCGACTACGCCTCCGCGGTCGTCGCCGCGGAGCGCGAGGTTCCGCGCGAGGCCTCGGAGATCGCCCAGCTCTACGCCGCGTACGAGCATCTCAAGCGCGGTCGCGGTGTCATCGACTTCGAGGACGTGCTGTTGCTCACGGTGGGGGTGCTCCAGGACCGGCGTGACGTCGCCGAGCAGGTCCGCGCCCAGTACCAGCACTTCGTCGTCGACGAATACCAGGACGTCAGCCCGCTCCAGCAGCGACTGCTGGACCTGTGGCTGGGCGACCGGGACGACCTGTGCGTGGTCGGTGACGCCGGCCAGACGATCTACTCGTTCACGGGAGCCACGCCCGACTACCTGCTGGATTTCCGCGGCCGTCACCCCGGGGCCACCGTCGTCCGGCTGGTCCGGGATTACCGCTCCACCCCCCAGGTCGTCCACCTCGCCAACGGTGTGCTCGCCCGAGCCCGGGGGCGGGCCGCCGACCACCGTCTCGAACTGGTCTCCCAGCGTCCCCCGGGTCCGAGCCCCGACTACACGGAGTACCCGGACGAGCCGTCGGAGGCGGAGGGGGTGGCGCGCCGGATCGGCGAACTCGTCGCGTCCGGTGTGCCGGCCGGTGAGATCGCGGTTCTGTTCCGGACCAACGCCCAGTCCGAGACGTACGAACAGGCCTTCGCCGACGCCGGGATCCCCTACCGCCTGCGGGGTGCCGAACGCTTCTTCGACCGTCCCGAGGTGCGCAAAGCCCGCGTGGCCCTGCGCGCGGCGGCCCGCTTCGGCGGAAACGACGCTCTCCTGGACGACGCCGCCGACCTGCCGGCGCAGGTCCGGGCCGTACTGTCGGCGGAGGGCTGGACCCCGCGACCCCCGGCGGGTTCGGGCGCCGTCCGCGAGCGCTGGGAATCGCTCGCCGCGTTGGTGAATCTGGCGCGGGACTTCGTCGTGTCCCACCCGGAGGCGACTCTCCGTGATCTCGTCGCGGAGTTGGACGAGCGCGCCGAGGCGCAGCACGCGCCGACCGTCCAGGGCGTCACCCTCGCCTCCCTGCACGCCGCCAAGGGACTCGAATGGGACGTGGTCTTCCTGGTCGGGGTCGCCGAGGGCATGGTGCCGATCGCCTACGCGAAGACGGAGGCGCAGATCGAGGAGGAGCGGCGACTTCTCTACGTCGGTGTGACCCGTGCGCGCCATCGGCTCCGGGTGTCCTGGGCGGCGGCCCGCACGCCCGGCGGTCGCGCCCATCGTCGGGTCAGCCGGTTCCTCGACGGCGTGCGGGGGGCCTCGGGTGCGGCCGGCGGCCCCGCCGCCCCGGCCGGAGGCGCGGGGGTGGACCGCGGTTCGGACTCCCGGGCGGGAGCCTCCACCCCGGAGGCCGGCCGCCCCCGTCGGCGGGTTCCGGCCCGCTGCCGGGTCTGTGGCCGCCTGCTCGGGGATCCGGGCGAGATGAAACTGATGCGTTGCGAGGAGTGCCCGTCGGACATGGACGAGGGCGTCTACACCCGACTGCGGGAGTGGCGGGAGACCCAGGCGCGGACCAGTGGACAGCCCGCCTTCTGCGTGTTCACCGACAGGACGCTGATGGCGATCGCGGAGTCCGTCCCCGAAGACGATCGACAACTCGCCGGCATTCCCGGTGTCGGTGTCCGAAAACTGAGGCGCTACGGGCCCGATGTCCTGGCCATCTGCGCGGGCGGACGGTCCGAAGAGGGTGGCGACGCGCATTGA
- a CDS encoding mycoredoxin, giving the protein MLSTVTMYSTTWCGYCRRLKSQMDREGIAYTEINIEHDPDSAAFVERANGGNRTVPTVRVVPAGGSGEVVMTNPSLAQVKEALSA; this is encoded by the coding sequence ATGTTGAGCACCGTGACGATGTACAGCACCACGTGGTGCGGCTACTGCCGTCGGCTGAAGAGCCAGATGGACCGTGAGGGCATCGCCTACACCGAGATCAACATCGAGCACGACCCCGACTCCGCGGCCTTCGTGGAGCGGGCGAACGGCGGCAACCGGACGGTGCCGACCGTCCGGGTCGTGCCCGCCGGCGGGAGCGGCGAGGTCGTGATGACCAACCCGAGCCTGGCTCAGGTCAAGGAAGCGCTCTCGGCCTGA
- the nudC gene encoding NAD(+) diphosphatase — MTTWTDHSTERPVSLTAASGIDRAAHHRLDEAWLAAAWSHPSTRCFVVSGGQVLVDETPEGRTELVTTPSFEAPLTEAHRYFLGVDENGVSYFALQKDSLPGRMDQSARPAGLREAGLLLSARDAGLMVHAVGLENWQRTHRFCSRCGERTIIAAAGHVRRCPACGAEHYPRTDPAVIMAVLDGRDRILLGRQVHWPEGRFSTLAGFVEPGESIEQSVRREVREEAGLTVGRVDYVASQPWPFPSSLMLGFQAHATSTDIVVDGDEIHEAHWFSRAELTEAFVSGRILPPYGISIAGRLIERWYGGPLPTRGAS, encoded by the coding sequence GTGACCACCTGGACCGACCACAGCACGGAGCGGCCCGTCTCGCTCACCGCCGCCAGCGGTATCGACCGAGCCGCGCACCACCGGCTCGACGAGGCCTGGTTGGCGGCGGCGTGGAGTCATCCGTCCACCCGGTGTTTCGTCGTCTCGGGAGGGCAGGTCCTGGTCGACGAGACGCCCGAGGGACGCACCGAACTGGTCACGACGCCGTCCTTCGAGGCCCCCCTGACCGAGGCGCACCGCTACTTCCTGGGCGTCGACGAGAACGGGGTGAGCTACTTCGCCCTGCAGAAGGACTCGTTGCCGGGCCGGATGGACCAGTCCGCCAGGCCCGCCGGTCTCCGGGAGGCCGGCCTGCTGCTGTCGGCCCGGGACGCGGGGCTCATGGTGCACGCCGTGGGCTTGGAGAACTGGCAACGGACCCACCGCTTCTGCTCCCGCTGCGGGGAGCGCACGATCATCGCCGCGGCCGGACACGTCCGGCGCTGCCCGGCCTGCGGCGCCGAGCACTACCCCCGCACCGATCCGGCCGTGATCATGGCGGTGCTCGACGGGCGCGATCGAATCCTGCTGGGCCGCCAGGTCCACTGGCCCGAGGGACGCTTCTCCACACTGGCGGGCTTCGTCGAGCCCGGGGAGTCGATCGAGCAGTCGGTGCGCCGCGAAGTCCGCGAGGAGGCGGGCCTGACCGTCGGCAGGGTCGACTACGTGGCCAGCCAGCCCTGGCCCTTCCCCTCCAGCCTCATGCTCGGCTTCCAGGCCCACGCCACCTCGACCGACATCGTGGTCGACGGGGACGAGATCCACGAGGCCCACTGGTTCTCGCGGGCGGAGTTGACGGAGGCCTTCGTCTCCGGGAGGATCCTGCCCCCTTACGGCATCTCCATCGCGGGCCGGCTGATCGAGCGGTGGTACGGCGGGCCCCTGCCGACCCGAGGCGCGAGCTGA
- a CDS encoding dipeptidase, with protein MSKPVDSAVSAVRAFVAEHRAAFLADLVEWLRVPSVSARPEHAPDVRRSAEWLAAKLTATGFPTVEVWETPGAPAVYAEWPAESEDAPTVLVYGHHDVQPAAREDGWDGDPFEPVVRDGGLHARGAADDKGQVLFHSLGVRAHLAATGRTAPAVTLRLLVEGEEESGSPHFRALVEAHAERLAADAVVVSDTGMWSRDTPTVCTGMRGLAECEIRLYGPDQDIHSGSFGGAVPNPATVAARLVAALHDEDERVAIPGFYDGVVELTDRERALFAELPFDESEWLRTANSHAVHGERGHTTLERVWARPTAEVNGIGSGYQGPGSKTIIPAAASVKLSFRLVAGQDPDRVEKAVRAWVGERLPAGVRGEVEFAPATRPCLTPLDHPALKSLTRAMERAFDGPVRYTREGGSGPAADLRDVLGGPVLFLGVSVPSDGWHGPNEKIEIELLLKGAEAAAHLWSDLAEHWGSGA; from the coding sequence ATGAGCAAGCCCGTTGACAGCGCCGTCAGCGCCGTCCGCGCGTTCGTCGCGGAGCATCGTGCCGCCTTCCTCGCCGACCTCGTCGAGTGGCTGCGCGTGCCCTCGGTGTCCGCCCGCCCGGAGCACGCTCCGGACGTCCGCAGGAGCGCCGAGTGGCTGGCGGCGAAGCTGACCGCGACCGGTTTTCCCACGGTCGAGGTATGGGAGACGCCGGGGGCGCCGGCCGTGTACGCCGAGTGGCCCGCCGAATCCGAGGACGCCCCGACGGTCTTGGTCTACGGGCACCACGACGTGCAGCCCGCCGCCCGTGAGGACGGCTGGGACGGTGATCCCTTCGAGCCCGTGGTGCGTGACGGGGGGCTTCACGCCCGGGGCGCGGCCGACGACAAGGGGCAGGTTCTCTTCCACTCCCTCGGAGTTCGCGCGCACCTTGCCGCGACGGGCCGCACCGCGCCGGCCGTCACGCTGAGGTTGCTGGTCGAGGGGGAGGAGGAGTCCGGGTCCCCGCACTTCCGTGCCCTCGTCGAGGCCCACGCCGAGCGGCTCGCCGCCGACGCGGTGGTGGTCTCCGACACCGGCATGTGGTCGCGGGACACGCCCACGGTCTGCACCGGCATGAGGGGGCTGGCCGAGTGCGAGATCCGGCTGTACGGCCCCGACCAGGACATCCACTCGGGTTCCTTCGGCGGCGCGGTGCCCAACCCGGCGACGGTCGCGGCCCGCCTCGTCGCCGCTCTGCACGACGAGGACGAGCGGGTGGCGATCCCGGGGTTCTACGACGGAGTGGTCGAACTCACCGACCGCGAGCGCGCGCTCTTCGCCGAGCTCCCCTTCGACGAGTCGGAGTGGCTGCGCACGGCGAACTCCCACGCGGTCCACGGCGAGCGTGGCCACACCACCCTGGAACGCGTGTGGGCGCGACCGACCGCCGAGGTCAACGGCATCGGCTCCGGCTACCAGGGCCCCGGAAGCAAGACGATCATTCCCGCGGCGGCATCGGTGAAGCTCTCCTTCCGCCTCGTGGCGGGCCAGGACCCGGACCGGGTGGAGAAGGCCGTGAGGGCCTGGGTGGGAGAGCGGCTGCCCGCCGGTGTCCGCGGCGAGGTCGAGTTCGCACCGGCGACCCGCCCCTGCCTGACCCCGTTGGACCACCCCGCCCTGAAGTCCTTGACACGGGCCATGGAGCGCGCGTTCGACGGTCCGGTGCGCTACACCCGCGAGGGTGGCTCCGGACCCGCCGCCGACCTGCGGGACGTCCTGGGCGGACCGGTGCTCTTCCTGGGGGTCTCGGTCCCCTCCGACGGTTGGCACGGGCCGAACGAGAAGATCGAGATCGAGTTGCTCCTCAAGGGAGCGGAAGCCGCCGCGCATCTCTGGAGCGACCTGGCCGAACACTGGGGGTCGGGGGCCTGA